From a region of the Heliangelus exortis chromosome 19, bHelExo1.hap1, whole genome shotgun sequence genome:
- the TCN2 gene encoding transcobalamin-2 has translation MPQSPPPRSGCFLLLVLLQVLSSVPPARFCGEVVEGPVRVLSSRLLGLLGDPAQDPDPSVYLALRLAADHDLSREKQYLGQLQNLFHRRYSQSLQAAGQAHAAPHGHPEKDAAGTQHSTYVSTEVEWPETGRLALYLLGLRATCHPPDHGSQRSLVTWLKFYLEEDWTGSRHHGHPLTSYYQYSLGVLALCVHRKRVREEVIRRLLAAEHHGRFSHAGGRATDTAAVAALAFACLERQRVVGTRLAGELRAATLRIRKRMVEEQDPNGFFGNIYSTPWAMQVFIATNTCREEPAYGQAMTAVLENLEAFTTPATMAQVLPVLHSHSYLDIASMHCQEELDTLKPFSPEPRIEVPGNKTVGLVVECPLPRCPQHQLYSQSVSVPAGASLLDVLRAATELVSHNFIFDTQDTPQGPYLTQVLGLKAQKRSYWQLLTAPGTSLQMGVADYRPGDGETLILRLSEW, from the exons gggaggtggtggaggggCCGGTGCGGGTGCTGAGTTCCcggctgctggggctgctgggggaccCAGCACAGGACCCCGACCCCAGTGTCTACCTGGCCCTTCGCCTGGCGGCTGACCACGACCTGAGCCGGGAGAAGCAGTACCTGGGGCAGCTGCAGAACCTCTTCCATCGCCGATACAGCCA gagcctgcaggcagctggccAGGCCCACGCTGCGCCCCATGGCCACCCCGAGAAGGATGCTGCAGGAACCCAGCACAGCACGTACGT GAGCACCGAGGTGGAGTGGCCGGAGACGGGGCGGCTGGCCCTGTACCTGCTGGGGCTGCGGGCCACTTGTCACCCACCCGACCATGGCTCCCAGCGCTCCCTGGTGACCTGGCTGAAGTTCTACCTGGAGGAGGACTGGACAG GCTCCCGGCATCACGGCCACCCCCTCACCAGTTACTACCAGTACAGCCTGGGCGTGCTGGCACTCTGTGTCCACCGCAAGCGGGTGCGGGAGGAGGTGATCCGCCGGCTCCTGGCTGCTGAGCACCACGGCAGGTTCAGCCACGCTGGTGGCAGAGCCACGG ACACGGCGGCCGTGGCAGCGTTGGCCTTTGCCTGCCTGGAGCGGCAGCGGGTGGTGGGGACCCGGCTGGCGGGGGAGCTGCGGGCGGCCACGCTGAGGATCAGGAAGAGGATGGTGGAGGAGCAGGACCCCAATGGCTTCTTTGGCAACATCTACAGCACCCCCTGGGCCATGCAG GTCTTCATTGCCACCAACACATGCCGGGAGGAGCCAGCGTATGGCCAGGCCATGACTGCTGTGCTGGAGAACCTGGAGGCCTTCACCACCCCTGCCACCATGGCCCAGGTCCTGCCAGTGCTGCACAGCCACTCCTACCTGGACATCGCCTCCATGCactgccaggaggagctgg ACACCCTGAAGCCCTTCAGCCCCGAGCCGCGGATCGAGGTGCCAGGGAACAAGACGGTGGGGCTGGTGGTGGAATGTCCCCTGCCAcggtgtccccagcaccagctctaCAGTCAGTCAGTGTCAGTGCCTGCTGGTGCCTCTCTCCTTGATGTCCTCAGAGCTGCCACCGAGCTTGTATCCCACAACTTCAT TTTTGACACTCAGGACACCCCCCAGGGCCCCTACCTGACCCAGGTTTTGGGGCTGAAGGCCCAGAAGCGGAGCTACTGGCAGCTCCTCACCGCCCCTGGCACCAGCCTGCAGATGG GTGTTGCTGACTACAGACCTGGTGATGGGGAGACCCTCATCCTGCGCCTCAGCGAGTGGTAG
- the SLC35E4 gene encoding solute carrier family 35 member E4: protein MCPRNRRGHEATVTMTGGGEGILRPWKPDPGQADGGRPPSVPALPLPVTVLAWLGSGTAMAGLNKWIFAAHGFRYPLLLSALHMLSGVAVGYPLGWARTPPAPRPTARIYLLSLTFCTSVALGNLGLSSVQLDVAQAVAATTPLVTLVLSGVLVGRRHHPLQYLAMGPLCAGAACSVAGGLRCHQPGCTFLLAATVLRALKSIQQSLLLQEAHLDARSLLALTSLPSFCLLFGAALALELGPSWQGVLGYDFTLWVCVLLSCLASVLYNLATFCVLSLTSALTVHVLGNLTMVGNLLLSRLLFGTSLSGLSYLGIGLALAGTFLYHQPGLVAAGWAARPGRGGPGRT, encoded by the exons ATGTGCCCGCGGAACCGGCGGGGCCATGAGGCGACGGTGACAATGACGGGAGGTGGCGAGGGGATTCTCCGGCCTTGGAAACCCGACCCGGGGCAGGCGGATGGGGGGCGGCCGCCCTCGGTCCCGGCGCTGCCCTTGCCGGTGACGGTGCTGGCCTGGTTGGGCAGCGGTACCGCCATGGCCGGACTCAACAAATGGATCTTCGCCGCCCACGGCTTCCGCTACCCGCTGCTGCTCTCCGCCCTCCACATGCTGTCGGGGGTGGCCGTGGGTTACCCCCTGGGCTGGGCGAGGAcccccccggccccccgccCCACCGCCCGCATCTACCTGCTCAGCCTCACCTTCTGCACCAGCGTggccttgggcaacctgggcttGAGCTCGGTGCAGCTGGACGTGGCCCAGGCGGTGGCCGCCACCACCCCGCTGGTCACCTTGGTGTTGTcgggggtgctggtggggcgGCGACATCACCCCCTGCAGTACTTGGCCATGGGGCCCCTCTGCGCCGGGGCCGCCTGCAGTGTCGCCGGGGGGCTGCGGTGCCACCAGCCCGGCTGCACCTTCCTCCTGGCAGCCACCGTCCTCCGAGCCCTCAAGTCCATACAGCAGA gtctTCTGCTGCAAGAGGCTCATCTGGACGCCCGTTCCCTGCTGGCCCTGACCTCCCTCCCCAGTTTCTGCCTCCTCTTCGGGGCTGCCCTGGCACTGGAGCTGGGTCCCTCCTGGCAGGGGGTCCTGGGCTACGACTTCACCCTCTGGGTCTGCgtcctcctcagctgcttgGCCTCCGTCCTCTACAACCTGGCCACCTTCTGCGTCCTCTCCCTCACCTCTGCCCTCACCGTCCACGTCCTGGGCAACCTCACCATGGTGGGCAACCTCCTGCTCTCCCGGCTGCTCTTCGGCACCAGCCTGAGCGGGCTCAGCTACCTGGGCATCGGGCTGGCACTGGCTGGCACCTTCCTCTACCACCAGCCCGGACTGGTGGCAGCTGGGTGGGCTGCACGGCCAGGACGGGGTGGCCCCGGCAGGACATAG
- the IQCD gene encoding dynein regulatory complex protein 10 isoform X1, producing MATPAVATVTPKLMRGLDPGALIPDNLETKRILTVLDKMIDKLELSSMIPCVTESLDKFADILGPEGTTSLMEHQKLSKEMEHLRAEDPWYSLSLQEQLKGSTRNVLRLLLPNPAVYQVLKRQALVRESPAKGFIKALKEFRNLVLERLMTSPEEEEEKLRFLKATSFQIKENTETITALEAELAATAQTREEEADWKDNVIKDLQTSIQDLPQDSKTIIQQMKEEGEKQQKEELQASQARCAGLQQDIQELGARLNALVLEHRASEMALRKRKCRMEAEIVNWIQKYDTDMGEKEAEYEEIQASYEEEKAQLSLLMEKRDFLLPEYSQIEEERRILQEKKEQASRELAIMTRAAIRIQAFWRGYLIRSIFKSKLKKKGKGKGKGKKAKK from the exons ATGGCAACTCCAGCCGTGGCAACAGTCACCCCAAAACTCATGAGGGGGTTAGATCCAGGGGCTTTAATACCTGACAACTTGGAGACCAAAAGAATCCTCACTGTCTTGGATAAAATGATTGAcaagctggagctgagcagcatgATCCCATGTGTGACTGAATCTCTGGATAAGTTTGCTGATATCCTGGGACCTGAGGGCACAACCAGCCTGATGGAGCACCAGAAGCTTTCAAAGGAAATGGAGCACCTGAGAGCTGAGGATCCATGGTACAGCCTCTCCTTGCAGGAACAGCTGAAAGGTTCTACTAGAAATGTCCTGAGGCTCTTGCTGCCCAACCCTGCAGTTTACCAGGTTCTGAAACGCCAAGCTTTGGTGAGAGAGTCACCAGCCAAAGGATTTATCAAAGCTCTGAAGGAGTTCAGGAATTTGGTGCTTGAGAGACTCATGACCAgccctgaggaagaggaagaaaagcttcGGTTCCTGAAAGCCACCTCCTTCCAGAttaaggaaaacactgaaaccATCACAGCTTtggaggctgagctggcagcaaCAGCACAGACTCGAGAGGAGGAG GCTGACTGGAAGGACAATGTCATCAAAGACCTCCAAACCAGCATCCAAGATCTGCCCCAGGACTCCAAGACCATCATCCAGCAGAtgaaggaagagggagaaaaacagcaaaaagaggAGCTGCAGGCCTCCCAGGCCAGGTGTGCTGGACTGCAGCAGGACATTCAGGAGTTGGGAGCACGACTGAATGCACTTGTGCTGGAGCATCGAGCCTCAGAGATGGCTCTCAGGAAG AGAAAGTGCAGAATGGAGGCAGAAATCGTGAACTGGATCCAGAAATATGATACGGACATGGGAGAAAAAGAG GCTGAGTATGAGGAGATCCAAGCTTCCTATGAGGAGGAGAAGGCCCAGCTGTCCCTGCTGATGGAGAAACGagattttcttctcccagagTATTCCCAGATTGAGGAGGAGCGTAGGATacttcaggaaaagaaggagCAGGCTTCCAGGGAGTTGGCCATCATGACTCGTGCTGCCATCCGCATCCAGGCCTTCTGGAGGGGATACTTGATCAGGTCCATCTTCAAGTCAAAATTGAAAAAGAAGGGCAAgggcaaaggcaaaggcaagAAGGCCAAGAAATAA
- the IQCD gene encoding dynein regulatory complex protein 10 isoform X2, with the protein MATPAVATVTPKLMRGLDPGALIPDNLETKRILTVLDKMIDKLELSSMIPCVTESLDKFADILGPEGTTSLMEHQKLSKEMEHLRAEDPWYSLSLQEQLKGSTRNVLRLLLPNPAVYQVLKRQALVRESPAKGFIKALKEFRNLVLERLMTSPEEEEEKLRFLKATSFQIKENTETITALEAELAATAQTREEEADWKDNVIKDLQTSIQDLPQDSKTIIQQMKEEGEKQQKEELQASQARCAGLQQDIQELGARLNALVLEHRASEMALRKAEYEEIQASYEEEKAQLSLLMEKRDFLLPEYSQIEEERRILQEKKEQASRELAIMTRAAIRIQAFWRGYLIRSIFKSKLKKKGKGKGKGKKAKK; encoded by the exons ATGGCAACTCCAGCCGTGGCAACAGTCACCCCAAAACTCATGAGGGGGTTAGATCCAGGGGCTTTAATACCTGACAACTTGGAGACCAAAAGAATCCTCACTGTCTTGGATAAAATGATTGAcaagctggagctgagcagcatgATCCCATGTGTGACTGAATCTCTGGATAAGTTTGCTGATATCCTGGGACCTGAGGGCACAACCAGCCTGATGGAGCACCAGAAGCTTTCAAAGGAAATGGAGCACCTGAGAGCTGAGGATCCATGGTACAGCCTCTCCTTGCAGGAACAGCTGAAAGGTTCTACTAGAAATGTCCTGAGGCTCTTGCTGCCCAACCCTGCAGTTTACCAGGTTCTGAAACGCCAAGCTTTGGTGAGAGAGTCACCAGCCAAAGGATTTATCAAAGCTCTGAAGGAGTTCAGGAATTTGGTGCTTGAGAGACTCATGACCAgccctgaggaagaggaagaaaagcttcGGTTCCTGAAAGCCACCTCCTTCCAGAttaaggaaaacactgaaaccATCACAGCTTtggaggctgagctggcagcaaCAGCACAGACTCGAGAGGAGGAG GCTGACTGGAAGGACAATGTCATCAAAGACCTCCAAACCAGCATCCAAGATCTGCCCCAGGACTCCAAGACCATCATCCAGCAGAtgaaggaagagggagaaaaacagcaaaaagaggAGCTGCAGGCCTCCCAGGCCAGGTGTGCTGGACTGCAGCAGGACATTCAGGAGTTGGGAGCACGACTGAATGCACTTGTGCTGGAGCATCGAGCCTCAGAGATGGCTCTCAGGAAG GCTGAGTATGAGGAGATCCAAGCTTCCTATGAGGAGGAGAAGGCCCAGCTGTCCCTGCTGATGGAGAAACGagattttcttctcccagagTATTCCCAGATTGAGGAGGAGCGTAGGATacttcaggaaaagaaggagCAGGCTTCCAGGGAGTTGGCCATCATGACTCGTGCTGCCATCCGCATCCAGGCCTTCTGGAGGGGATACTTGATCAGGTCCATCTTCAAGTCAAAATTGAAAAAGAAGGGCAAgggcaaaggcaaaggcaagAAGGCCAAGAAATAA